The region CACCGCAATTGCTAAGGAACCTGCAAAAAACTTAAAAACGGTTTCACGTTGTTTGCTGAAATGAGGCTCCCAATAAAAACAAGCCACTACATAGGCAATATGACTGATGATGGTTAACAGGAAGAAGGGTTGAGTATAAAGTCCGATCGCCACTGATATGGCATACAGTCCCCAATTCAACCAGGTTAGAGGACTTCGGGCGGCGTGACGTTGAGCCGTGGCAGACTGGGATGCTGCTGCTTGAAACAACCGAATAGCTCTCAACAATAAATAACTGCTGAGAATCACCATGACTGTTAGTAAACTGTATTGCCGCGCTGTCTGCGCAAACAGAACATCAAACGGAGAAATCGCCATCAAGGCTGTGGCTAAGAGCGAAACAGCATGGGACGTAAACAATTCCCATGCCAGCCCATACATTGCCGGTAATGCTAAAAGGCTTAGTAAGGCAGGCAGCGATCGCATCACAGTCAGCGGGCTGTTGAATAGGCGGGTCATGCCTTTGCCTAGCCACTGCATCCAATATCGCGTCATCAAAAAGTACAGAGGCGGATGCTGCGGATCTTCGATCGCAAGAGATTGAATTGTATGAGCAGCCGTGCTGCCAGGTTTAATCTGCTGATATCGCTGTAATTCAATTCCTGGAATTTGTCGATTTTGAAACAGTTCCTGATCAATTTCTCCACGGGTATATCCTGCTGCCCGCATTGTGGTGTAAACCTCATCGTGCCAGTAGACCTTGTGATTCAGGTTTACAAACCGAAAAACAACGCCAATCACAATTAGCAGAATCAATAGTCCTCTCAGCCATTCTGGAAAACGCACCGCTCCAACTACTCCTAATTCGATTTGATAGGTCAACAGCACAAAGGAGCCTGAGACCAATAGCCCGTGCTCCATGCGCTGGTTACAGTATTTGCAACAATGCCCAACACCCTGAAAAGAATTGGATTACAGTAGCGCCAAAACGAATGATTGAGGAAGAGTCTTGTGCAGGATTTTTTAGGAGGCAGGACGAAGTGGCGATCATACTTATTTCGCAAAAACACCGAGAAATTCGGCTGATTTTTCAAAAGTATTTGTAAAGATTCTGTGAATTTACTTAGTTTAAGCCCCAATTTCTTACAGGCGTTCATATTTCTTTAACTTTTTCTTGCTACCTTCTCAGTAAGCCTTAACGTTTATACGTTCGGCTCCTCTGAACCGTTCAACCTAATGATGGAGTGCCATTATGAAGTTCGATCAAATTTCAGCAGTCCTGGGGGTTGCAACGGCTGCTGCTGTGTCTGCAGTGGTCATGCCTGCTGAACAGGCAGCGGCTGCTACTTTTCAGCTTGTATCGGGGGTTACTAGCGTATCTCTGGATCTGCCCACATTAGAAAGTGTTGGGTTACGACTCACAGGTGCAACTGGTACTGTACCTCCTGTTTCCAGCGATTTCCTGGTTGGATTCACGATTACCCCTGCAACCACCTTCACCTTCACTACTGATGGCGGATTTGCACCAGTCAGCGGCACTATCGAACATACAGGTTCTGTAACGTTCAATAATGCCTTGACTGTAGGCAATTTCTCGATTGGGTTTGACCCTGCCCGGGCTGTTGGGGCTGCTAGTGGCTTCTTCGTGCGAGACACGATTACCACTGGTGCAGCATTGTTTGATGTTGCGGCTCCCAGCACGTTGTCGTTTAATGAATCAACCCTCAGACTAGATCTTGTCTCTAATTTATTAGTTTCTCGTGAGTTGGCAGGGGTGTTGGGCAACACTGGGTTGGTAGGTGCTAAAGTGGGTGCGGCCAGTATCAATGGGACAGCCGTTCCTGAACCTGCTACGATGCTGGGTGCATTGATAGCGGGCGGTTTCCTGGCAGCACGTCGTCGCTTAGCAAAGAAAAATTCATAGGATTGATAGCTTCCATCGATTAAATCGAGTCGGAATTATAATCCAATTATTCAATTTAAAAATCTGTAGAGGGTTGGGTATGATTTGCTATCTAATCTGTCTACAGATTTTTATTATCCATTTGCGGATGAGCCAAAAAGCGATCACACCTCAACAGCGATTGCTTTTTCCCCTTTACAGAAATACATCGTTGCTATCTGTTTATACGTTTTATATTGAATTCAGATTTTCTGCGATCGCTGCACGTTGCCGAAATCCATCCCATCAGGAGAACCTGGAATGAACCCCGAATTTGACGATCAACTTCCGTCCCAGTCTTCTAAAACATTGTTAGTCGGTTCAGCCGTACCAACAACGACTCTCCCCGGTGTGAATCACACATTGCTGAAAAACGATGCCCTATCGTCTGATCACCCCCCTGCCAGTCAGACATTGTTAATTGGCTCAGCCGTGCCCACCGATCCACCTCCGGTCAATGTGTATTCGGTATTAAATCAAGCTGTTCCTGTAGAAAATCCACCTGTGAGCCAGACGCTACTGATTCTGGATGCGATTCCCACTGATCCACCTTGCGCTTACACAACGCTTCTCAAGGATGACTAAAACTGATAGCCAACGCTGAAATAGAAACCATAGTCCTGGAAGTCATCACCGCGATCGCGTAGGCGCAGAAAAGGCGCACCATAATCCAGGCGAATATTCAACCCGGTGTAAGGCTGCCAAAGAATGCCCAATCCTCCTCCAGCTAAAAACCGTTGCGATGGCTGCAAGTTAGGATTGCCGCTAGTGTTCCACACCTTGCCAAAGTCAATAAATGGAGCGATTTGTAAAATTGGCAACCCTGCTTCATCTCGAACCAGAGCGATGCGATCTTCTGCAGAAATGCGGAAGCCGTTGTCGCCAGAGCGAGCATTTTGGCGAAATCCCCGGACTGAAAGCCCACCCCCGATGACAAACTGCTGCGACGGCAGCAACGTATCCGGGGTGAGTTGCAAATCCCCTTGCAGGATTAGCAGATGATTGTTATCCAATCGCTGGACTCGTTGCACCTGCCCTAACCAGCTAAAAAAGCGCCCATCGGGAATAGGAGCTTCGTTGACAGTGGCATCAAAAATATCAACGCCAAAGTTAAACTGCGATCGCACAGCCCAGGCTCCCTTTGGATCGCGTTTGATATAGTCTTGCCCAAACTTAAACACGCGGGTGCGGCTATTGCCATCCTCATCGGGGCCAATCCCGAATGGGAAGGGTAGATTTTCAAACAAAAAGGTTTGCCCATTTTGGACAGAGAAGCCAGCACTCAAGGCAAACTCGCGACGGGGATTGCGAAACAACGGTTGCCGAAAACTGAAGTCGTAAAGCTGCGATCGCCCCCGGATATCCAGTTCATCAAACGCTGGATCAACCACCCGGTTCCAGTTAGGCACAAACCGAAACTGTACTGTACCATTCAGCGGATTCACCGGAACTCGATAAACCAAATCCAGGTTATCTGCCCCTGAGACAGTAGTGTGGAAAAAAGAAAATCCCAGTTCGTCGCCAAATTCAGTTAAATTGCGGTATGACAATCCGCCTCCCAACCGCACTGAACCCACGGATGGCGGCGAGTAATTATCCACCGTTACCACACCGCTCAGGTTTTTGGCTTCGGTAACGCGCACTACTAACAGACTCTTACCCAACTGAGTTCCAGGGCGCAAGCTGGCTTCCACATTGGTAAATAAGGGGTCGGTCTTCAACAATCTCAGGCTATCTTCCAAATCATCCCGGTTGAGGGGCGACTGTGCTCCCAATCCCACTCGGCTGCGAACATAGGATTCCCGCACATTCCGAGTTCCTTCTACCACAATGTCTTCAATCGATCCTTCAATTACCTGGATTTGCACCACACCATTTTGAATCGTTTGCTCCACCAAAACGGCCCTAGAGGTGATGTAGCCACGATCCAGGTAGAGTTGGGTAATGGCGTCGGTGGCTTGCCGCAATTCTTCTAACGTGTTGTCCCGCCCTTCCAGTGGCTGGGTGATGGGTGCAAAATCGCTAGGACTGAAGATGGTACTCCCTGTAACCTCAATTTTATTAACTAGGATTTTGATGGCATCACCAGGCGGTGCTTCTGGATTAGGGGTTGGAGAAACAGAGGGGGGGACTGGCAAAACTGGCTGAGGCGGCGGCAATGGTTGGGGCGGCGGGCTGGGTTGAATCAGGCGATCGCGGTTGGGATCTGGCGTTCTGATACGGCTGGGATCAGGAACTTGAGCCGTCAGGGCTGATTCAGAAGCAGCAACTGGACTTCCCCAAATTTTGGGAGATGCCACTGCCAACATCGGCACTACCCAAATCAGCACCTTTAAGGTAACTCTGTTTAGAGAATAGACCTCACATCGAAATCTAAAATGCATAACCGTAAAAAGGATGGATGCGAATAGCCACTAGACCAGGACAGACAAGTTGGAACCTGAATCAGGAAAGAACCGACTAAGAAAAAGGGAATGATTGGGTCTTTAAGAGTTTATGCGGATTTAGTCAGAACAGCACAAACTCTTTACGGATTCATCTATTGCGTTGATGAAAAATGTTCCTATGTTTGAATGTGAAGCATAGAGATTTTTCTCTATTGCTTAACAAACTGGCTGGGTGAGTTACCGTGGTCTTATCAGTCTTCAGCGTTAGTTCCTGAATCCTTTGGTGTTGAAGTTATGCGTTTGGCATCTCGTATTCTGTCTTTGAATAGCTGGTTAGGTGTTTGTTTAGGTATTGGTCTTTGTGCTCTGCCGCTACTGGCGATCGCAGTTGAATTTAAACCCCCCAAGCGGGGCATTCCAGGTCGGCGAGAAGGGGCAGGCACTCGAGGACCTGCCTGCGTACAAAGTTCTCCAAATCTGACGGCGCTCCTGCCTCAAACCAATCTAGGTTTAACAACCGCAGACTATCCTCAGTTTTTCTGGTACATTCCTCAAACTCGTGCCAAGACTGTGCGATTTGAGTTGTTTAAGGGGAATGAGCAAGAGCCAGAACGGGAGCTTGTCTATCAAAAAACGTTGAACATTTCAGGCAAACCAGGAATCATGAGTTTTGCATTACCCAGTGATACTCAAGTACCGCCGCTATCAGTTGGGCAGGATTATTACTGGACTGTGACTTTACTGTGTAACCCAGCCGATCCAATCAACAATATTTATGTTGGTGGTTGGGTTCAGCGGGTTGAGGTAGAACCACCGCTTGCTAAACAATTGACTGCTGCAAAATCGGGCGATCGCGTTAAACTGCTTGCCGAAAATGGCATCTGGTTCGATACCGTGGCGGCGTTGGCAGAGATGCGCTGCATCAACCCCAAAGACACTACTTTAAGCAGCAGTTGGTCAGAGTTATTGAAATCAGTCAAACTCAACAAAGTTGCGGAACAACCATTTTCCTGTAGGCTGAACTTGTAGGCTTGTGTCCGTTGTGCAATGTCGCTTGAGAAATATACGCCGCTAAAACCTGGAAAACGCCGAAAAAATTTAGGGTTTGAGCGGTTTATGGCGATCGCAGCAACGGTGAACTTAGTCCTGGTAGTGTTTGACCTGACCTATGTACCGTGGCGCAATTTCTGGCTCCAGTCCAATATTGTTATCCCCATCACCCAGCAAAAAATCCATCTGCCAGTGCCCACGGTAGACTGTCCCAATCGT is a window of Leptolyngbyaceae cyanobacterium JSC-12 DNA encoding:
- a CDS encoding PEP-CTERM putative exosortase interaction domain-containing protein (IMG reference gene:2510097746~TIGRFAM: PEP-CTERM protein sorting domain; PEP-CTERM protein sorting domain, cyanobacterial subclass), translated to MKFDQISAVLGVATAAAVSAVVMPAEQAAAATFQLVSGVTSVSLDLPTLESVGLRLTGATGTVPPVSSDFLVGFTITPATTFTFTTDGGFAPVSGTIEHTGSVTFNNALTVGNFSIGFDPARAVGAASGFFVRDTITTGAALFDVAAPSTLSFNESTLRLDLVSNLLVSRELAGVLGNTGLVGAKVGAASINGTAVPEPATMLGALIAGGFLAARRRLAKKNS
- a CDS encoding hypothetical protein (IMG reference gene:2510097747) gives rise to the protein MICYLICLQIFIIHLRMSQKAITPQQRLLFPLYRNTSLLSVYTFYIEFRFSAIAARCRNPSHQENLE
- a CDS encoding hypothetical protein (IMG reference gene:2510097748), encoding MNPEFDDQLPSQSSKTLLVGSAVPTTTLPGVNHTLLKNDALSSDHPPASQTLLIGSAVPTDPPPVNVYSVLNQAVPVENPPVSQTLLILDAIPTDPPCAYTTLLKDD
- a CDS encoding hemolysin activation/secretion protein (IMG reference gene:2510097749~PFAM: Surface antigen; POTRA domain, ShlB-type), with the translated sequence MHFRFRCEVYSLNRVTLKVLIWVVPMLAVASPKIWGSPVAASESALTAQVPDPSRIRTPDPNRDRLIQPSPPPQPLPPPQPVLPVPPSVSPTPNPEAPPGDAIKILVNKIEVTGSTIFSPSDFAPITQPLEGRDNTLEELRQATDAITQLYLDRGYITSRAVLVEQTIQNGVVQIQVIEGSIEDIVVEGTRNVRESYVRSRVGLGAQSPLNRDDLEDSLRLLKTDPLFTNVEASLRPGTQLGKSLLVVRVTEAKNLSGVVTVDNYSPPSVGSVRLGGGLSYRNLTEFGDELGFSFFHTTVSGADNLDLVYRVPVNPLNGTVQFRFVPNWNRVVDPAFDELDIRGRSQLYDFSFRQPLFRNPRREFALSAGFSVQNGQTFLFENLPFPFGIGPDEDGNSRTRVFKFGQDYIKRDPKGAWAVRSQFNFGVDIFDATVNEAPIPDGRFFSWLGQVQRVQRLDNNHLLILQGDLQLTPDTLLPSQQFVIGGGLSVRGFRQNARSGDNGFRISAEDRIALVRDEAGLPILQIAPFIDFGKVWNTSGNPNLQPSQRFLAGGGLGILWQPYTGLNIRLDYGAPFLRLRDRGDDFQDYGFYFSVGYQF
- a CDS encoding protein of unknown function DUF928 (IMG reference gene:2510097750~PFAM: Domain of Unknown Function (DUF928)); this translates as MRLASRILSLNSWLGVCLGIGLCALPLLAIAVEFKPPKRGIPGRREGAGTRGPACVQSSPNLTALLPQTNLGLTTADYPQFFWYIPQTRAKTVRFELFKGNEQEPERELVYQKTLNISGKPGIMSFALPSDTQVPPLSVGQDYYWTVTLLCNPADPINNIYVGGWVQRVEVEPPLAKQLTAAKSGDRVKLLAENGIWFDTVAALAEMRCINPKDTTLSSSWSELLKSVKLNKVAEQPFSCRLNL